A section of the Agarivorans litoreus genome encodes:
- a CDS encoding ABC transporter ATP-binding protein, which produces MAAVTFNNLKKRFGKTEVVKSFDLHINDGEFVVLLGPSGCGKSTTLRMLAGLEDISEGEIFIADELVNDLHPMERNIAMVFQSYALYPHMSVEQNIAFGLKMTGVAKDEIAKRVKYAADMLELTPLLQRKPKELSGGQRQRVAMGRAMVRTPEVFLFDEPLSNLDAKLRGSMRAEIKTLHDKLGTTTLYVTHDQVEAMTLADRIVILKDGYIEQVGTPKQIFEEPANKFVASFIGAPEMNMIPATIKKAGTVSSLVFSDQHIDLPAMYSEDNQVCTLGIRPSDLYLHQRSIESETIGSVKADVIGVELLGATYHVQCELDGARFIAEVAIADDVNADMDDKVELFFDISRIHLFSNETGKAILPKMN; this is translated from the coding sequence ATGGCAGCAGTTACATTTAATAATTTGAAAAAACGTTTTGGTAAAACGGAAGTAGTGAAAAGCTTCGACTTGCACATTAATGATGGCGAGTTTGTGGTTTTGCTTGGCCCTTCTGGTTGCGGTAAATCAACAACGCTAAGAATGCTGGCTGGCTTGGAGGATATTTCAGAAGGTGAAATTTTCATCGCTGATGAATTAGTTAATGACCTACACCCAATGGAACGTAACATCGCCATGGTGTTCCAAAGCTATGCCTTATACCCACACATGAGCGTTGAGCAAAACATTGCCTTTGGTTTGAAAATGACCGGCGTAGCAAAAGATGAGATTGCTAAGCGTGTTAAATACGCGGCAGACATGTTGGAGCTAACACCGCTACTACAACGTAAACCTAAAGAGTTATCCGGTGGTCAGCGTCAACGTGTGGCAATGGGCCGCGCAATGGTACGTACACCAGAAGTATTCTTGTTTGATGAGCCTTTATCTAACTTAGACGCCAAACTTCGTGGCTCTATGCGTGCTGAGATTAAAACCCTGCACGACAAGCTAGGCACGACTACCCTCTATGTAACCCACGATCAAGTTGAAGCGATGACTTTGGCCGACCGTATCGTGATTCTTAAAGACGGTTACATTGAACAAGTGGGTACACCAAAACAAATCTTTGAAGAGCCAGCTAACAAATTTGTGGCTTCATTCATTGGTGCCCCAGAAATGAATATGATCCCAGCAACCATCAAGAAGGCTGGCACAGTATCAAGCTTGGTATTCTCTGACCAACACATCGACTTACCAGCGATGTACAGCGAAGACAACCAAGTATGTACCTTGGGCATTCGTCCAAGTGACCTGTATCTACATCAACGTTCTATTGAATCAGAAACCATTGGTAGCGTGAAAGCTGATGTTATCGGCGTCGAGCTTTTAGGTGCTACCTACCACGTGCAATGTGAGCTAGATGGTGCACGCTTTATTGCTGAAGTGGCAATTGCTGACGATGTAAACGCTGATATGGACGATAAAGTGGAGTTGTTCTTCGATATTTCGCGGATCCACTTGTTTAGTAATGAAACCGGAAAGGCAATCTTGCCAAAAATGAACTAG